The region GTTGCAGCTTTCCTTTTTATTCCGTTCTTTATTCTTTTCCTCCATGCTACCTTTCGTTCGGTCAGACCTATCACAACTCACAGCCTACAGTCCTCATACTCAGAAATCGTCTGACTCTGCAGCAGCAGCTCAAACACCAGTAGCACCAGTCGTTGTAGATCGTTTAGATACGAATGAAAGCCCCTACGATTTGCCTGCTGAACTGAAGCAGGAACTATCTCAAACTCTTCAAGATCTAATTGAGTCAAATCGTTACCCTGATGGAGGACATTTCGCGTTAAGGCAAGCGATCTCTGAATACGTCAATGAATCGGCAGGGCATCTCATCCCGTCCTTTACAGCGTCCCACATTTCTATTGGAAATGGCTCAGATGAGTTGATTCGCTCCCTTTTGATCGGAACCTGTCTGCAAGGGGAAGGGGCTATTCTGGTCGCCGACCCCACATTCTCCATGTATGCCATCTTGGCGCAAACATTAGGAGTTCCAGTTGTGCATGTGCCGCGATCGCTCAACACATTTGAAATAGATTTGCAAGCAGCTCAAGCTGCTATTACCCAGCCTCAATCACTTCCTGTCCGAGTTGTGTTTGTGGTTCATCCAAATTCACCTACAGGCAATATCCTAACTACGGCTGAAATTGATTGGCTCAAAAGTTTGCCAGAGCAGATTTTAGTAGTAGTGGATGAAGCTTATTTTGAGTTCAGCCAAACGACCCTCGTTAATGAAGTGTTGCATCGCCCCAATTGGGTAATTTTGCGCACCTTTTCAAAAGCATTCAGGTTAGCGGCTCATCGCGTTGGATACGCGATCGCTAGTCCCGAATTGA is a window of Leptolyngbyaceae cyanobacterium JSC-12 DNA encoding:
- a CDS encoding histidinol-phosphate aminotransferase (IMG reference gene:2510097112~PFAM: Aminotransferase class I and II~TIGRFAM: histidinol-phosphate aminotransferase) — protein: MLPFVRSDLSQLTAYSPHTQKSSDSAAAAQTPVAPVVVDRLDTNESPYDLPAELKQELSQTLQDLIESNRYPDGGHFALRQAISEYVNESAGHLIPSFTASHISIGNGSDELIRSLLIGTCLQGEGAILVADPTFSMYAILAQTLGVPVVHVPRSLNTFEIDLQAAQAAITQPQSLPVRVVFVVHPNSPTGNILTTAEIDWLKSLPEQILVVVDEAYFEFSQTTLVNEVLHRPNWVILRTFSKAFRLAAHRVGYAIASPELTSVLEKVRLPYNLPSVSQAAAQLVLQHRRHLLQAIPHILQERNILTTALQQQPVLKVWQSHANFIFTIPELNTTGSTAETLFHCLNHQGTAVRYIAGGLRITIGTPSENTRTLQRLTQTIQSLTMTKTASSII